In the genome of Pelagicoccus sp. SDUM812003, one region contains:
- a CDS encoding beta-ketoacyl-ACP synthase 3, with translation MTFQIDVPIPSMGATVNEMTLIDLLVDAGKRIAKGEKIAELESDKSVFDFEAPCDGVIRRIFCRAGDIIEVGTPFLRIETDDTSMGHMKVEDSEVQEAPAAKSAPAASDPKTSTGLREIAPATPAASAAASAPSSAEHSSIRWTPRAKKLALERGVNPDTITDIVGTGPGSRVTGEDITAYLDTQSAAETNASALPVSSEAIGGESASRTVRVAGIGYAVPKNIRSNAEILKQFPGKTEDEIVKVTGIQQRYVIEEGESATSLASSATRDALAMAELDVCDIDAVVVATLLPDQPVPGAASALAKKLGIEKALAFDLNAACSGWLYALEVGRSLILGGTAKNILVVTAEILSRITNPKDHETAFLFGDGAGAAILTPQSGGHRLNRLELSGDARYTDAISRAGGGALNPMPKPGDDLDPFYLKMDGGVVFKRAVLAFSNIIESALERHGLTPDEVSWVVPHQANARILRAVSKRVGIPYEKFVVTINKYGNTSAASVSMALGWAAKEEIFEEGDKIIFCSVGAGFTYAGGLMTW, from the coding sequence CTGTTGGTCGATGCGGGGAAGCGCATCGCCAAGGGCGAAAAGATCGCCGAGCTGGAAAGCGACAAATCCGTATTCGATTTCGAGGCGCCCTGCGATGGCGTCATCCGCCGCATCTTCTGCCGAGCGGGCGACATCATCGAAGTGGGGACTCCGTTTCTCCGTATTGAGACGGATGATACATCGATGGGGCACATGAAGGTGGAGGATTCGGAGGTGCAGGAGGCGCCCGCGGCGAAATCCGCTCCTGCGGCGTCGGACCCTAAAACCTCGACCGGCTTGCGGGAGATCGCGCCCGCGACGCCCGCGGCTTCGGCCGCAGCTTCGGCCCCATCGTCCGCTGAGCACTCCAGCATTCGTTGGACGCCTAGGGCGAAAAAGCTGGCCTTGGAGCGTGGTGTAAATCCGGATACAATCACCGACATCGTCGGTACAGGTCCGGGCTCCCGCGTTACGGGCGAAGATATTACAGCCTATCTGGACACCCAATCTGCAGCCGAGACGAACGCGTCCGCTCTGCCTGTCTCCAGCGAGGCCATAGGTGGGGAATCGGCTTCTCGCACGGTGCGGGTCGCGGGCATCGGCTACGCGGTGCCTAAGAACATTCGCTCCAACGCGGAGATTCTGAAGCAGTTTCCGGGCAAGACCGAAGACGAGATCGTCAAGGTGACCGGCATCCAGCAACGCTACGTGATCGAGGAGGGCGAGTCGGCCACCAGCTTGGCCAGTTCCGCCACGCGCGACGCCCTGGCGATGGCGGAGTTGGACGTTTGCGACATCGATGCGGTGGTGGTGGCGACCTTGCTGCCGGATCAGCCGGTACCCGGCGCTGCGAGCGCCTTGGCTAAGAAGCTGGGCATCGAAAAGGCGCTGGCCTTCGACTTGAACGCGGCGTGTTCCGGCTGGCTCTACGCGCTCGAAGTCGGCCGCAGTCTCATCCTCGGCGGCACCGCGAAGAACATCCTGGTGGTCACGGCTGAAATCCTCTCGCGCATCACCAATCCGAAGGATCACGAGACGGCCTTTCTTTTTGGCGACGGCGCTGGCGCGGCTATCCTGACCCCGCAGTCAGGTGGACATCGTTTGAATCGTTTGGAGCTCAGCGGCGACGCTCGCTACACCGACGCCATTTCCCGGGCTGGCGGCGGAGCGCTCAACCCGATGCCTAAACCCGGCGATGACTTGGATCCGTTCTATCTGAAGATGGATGGCGGCGTGGTGTTCAAACGGGCGGTGCTGGCGTTTTCCAACATCATCGAGAGCGCTCTGGAGCGCCATGGTCTGACGCCCGACGAGGTTTCCTGGGTGGTGCCGCACCAGGCCAATGCTCGTATCCTGCGGGCCGTGAGCAAGCGCGTCGGCATCCCTTACGAAAAATTCGTGGTGACCATCAACAAGTACGGCAATACTTCGGCAGCTTCCGTTTCCATGGCCCTTGGTTGGGCGGCCAAAGAGGAGATTTTCGAAGAAGGAGACAAGATCATCTTCTGCTCCGTGGGTGCCGGATTCACCTACGCGGGTGGTTTGATGACCTGGTAG
- a CDS encoding RsmE family RNA methyltransferase: protein MPDYRCFCQIEWIQGDSILLSPEESNHLVAANRARKGDPVRVFDGAGHEWDARLVDANKRKARLQIEHAHQFAPPEHTLALAQAVPKGKLMESIIRKATEIGTQQLYPILTSHTESRIEGKRQETKNQKWEAATLEGAKQSGNPFLMRIEPLQDFSSFLENAAQFELKLIASLAPGAASLKTHWQRSLEKNGGQKPRSVIWLVGPEGDFTPDETQLALSCGFLPTTLGPHVMRCETAAQYALSITQYELTTS from the coding sequence ATGCCAGACTATCGATGCTTCTGCCAAATCGAGTGGATTCAGGGCGATTCCATCCTCCTTTCCCCCGAGGAATCCAACCATCTGGTAGCGGCGAACCGAGCGCGAAAGGGAGATCCCGTGCGCGTCTTCGACGGCGCCGGACACGAATGGGACGCCCGTCTGGTCGACGCCAACAAGCGCAAAGCACGGCTTCAGATCGAACACGCGCACCAGTTCGCCCCTCCCGAGCATACCTTGGCTCTCGCTCAAGCGGTGCCCAAAGGCAAACTGATGGAAAGCATCATCCGGAAAGCGACCGAGATCGGCACGCAGCAGCTGTACCCGATTCTCACAAGCCACACCGAAAGCCGAATCGAAGGGAAGCGACAGGAGACAAAAAACCAGAAATGGGAAGCGGCCACTCTGGAAGGAGCGAAGCAGAGCGGAAATCCCTTCCTCATGCGTATCGAGCCCTTGCAGGACTTTTCCTCCTTTCTAGAAAATGCGGCCCAGTTCGAACTCAAGCTTATCGCCAGCCTCGCCCCAGGCGCCGCGTCGCTGAAAACGCATTGGCAGCGCAGCCTGGAAAAAAACGGTGGACAAAAGCCACGCAGCGTCATCTGGCTCGTGGGGCCGGAAGGCGACTTCACGCCAGACGAGACGCAACTCGCCCTCTCCTGCGGGTTTCTTCCTACCACGCTCGGCCCCCACGTAATGCGGTGCGAAACCGCCGCTCAATACGCCCTCAGCATTACTCAGTACGAGCTTACCACGAGCTAG